The Pseudoalteromonas spongiae UST010723-006 genome window below encodes:
- a CDS encoding rhomboid family intramembrane serine protease, with amino-acid sequence MHIKQPIRIIFALLAILFSVQLVNAISQGAVSGLGIYPRTLNGLAGIIFAPWIHHSWQHLLSNAAPLAVLAFITLQQGLKRFLLVYLFISIVAGSAVWVFAFDGYHAGASTMVFGLIAYILSNAIFSRNIFNLILAIIICFLYAGVIYSLTQFIPGVSWSSHFFGFIAGLIAGKVFNSAPQKRP; translated from the coding sequence ATGCATATAAAGCAACCTATAAGAATTATTTTTGCACTACTTGCTATTTTGTTCAGTGTGCAACTCGTAAATGCCATTAGCCAAGGCGCGGTATCAGGGCTAGGTATCTACCCCAGAACGCTAAACGGGTTAGCAGGAATTATCTTTGCGCCGTGGATCCATCACAGCTGGCAACATTTATTATCAAACGCGGCTCCGCTCGCAGTGCTTGCGTTTATTACATTACAACAAGGATTAAAGCGCTTTTTATTAGTGTACTTATTTATTTCAATTGTTGCGGGTAGCGCAGTATGGGTGTTTGCCTTTGACGGATATCACGCGGGTGCAAGTACCATGGTATTTGGCCTTATTGCGTATATTCTAAGCAATGCCATATTTAGCCGGAATATTTTTAATCTGATCCTCGCCATTATCATCTGTTTTTTATACGCCGGTGTAATTTACTCTCTTACCCAATTTATTCCAGGTGTGAGTTGGAGCAGTCATTTCTTTGGTTTTATTGCCGGACTTATTGCGGGAAAAGTTTTTAATAGCGCCCCGCAGAAACGCCCTTAA
- a CDS encoding alpha/beta fold hydrolase produces the protein MPSVRLKNGVRLHYEDHGDPTHPAVILIMGLGAQMTVWPDPFYYGLAQKGLRVIRFDNRDVGLSSHFDQCGNPNLLKIWLTKPFNKGALAPYTLDEMACDVVGLMKALKIKKAHIIGASMGGMIGQIVAAKHKKKVLSLTSIMSSSYNIPLSKQGLKVLFTLAKHQPKSVCKDAFIDYTVKLNQLIGSPNFPQHEQALYQQAKQNVERSLNPNGIKRQLAAIAASQNRKHLLAAIKVPTLVIHGVHDPVIPVKAGYQTAQAIKRSKLKSINGMGHDFPPQLMTKLTKWIYKHVQKAQKRHLKKQMAKQHLANIQN, from the coding sequence ATGCCGAGTGTACGACTAAAAAATGGCGTGCGCCTCCACTATGAAGACCACGGCGACCCAACACACCCCGCAGTTATTCTCATTATGGGTTTAGGTGCACAAATGACGGTTTGGCCAGACCCGTTCTATTACGGATTAGCACAAAAAGGACTGCGGGTGATCCGATTTGATAATCGCGATGTGGGGCTTTCAAGTCATTTTGATCAATGTGGCAACCCTAATCTGCTAAAGATTTGGCTAACAAAGCCCTTTAACAAAGGGGCCTTAGCCCCCTATACGCTTGATGAGATGGCATGCGATGTGGTTGGGCTGATGAAAGCACTTAAAATTAAAAAAGCCCATATAATTGGTGCATCCATGGGGGGCATGATTGGGCAAATTGTTGCAGCTAAGCATAAAAAGAAAGTGCTCAGCCTAACCTCTATCATGTCTTCGTCTTACAATATTCCCCTTTCTAAACAAGGCTTAAAGGTATTGTTTACACTCGCTAAACATCAACCCAAAAGCGTATGTAAAGATGCATTTATAGACTACACGGTAAAGTTAAATCAGCTGATAGGCAGTCCTAATTTCCCGCAACATGAGCAAGCGCTGTATCAACAAGCCAAACAGAATGTAGAGCGTAGCCTTAACCCCAATGGCATAAAACGGCAACTTGCAGCAATTGCGGCAAGCCAAAATCGAAAACACTTATTAGCTGCGATTAAAGTGCCTACACTTGTTATTCACGGTGTGCACGACCCGGTTATTCCTGTTAAAGCGGGCTATCAAACGGCGCAAGCAATTAAACGTTCAAAACTGAAATCCATCAATGGCATGGGACATGACTTTCCCCCTCAATTAATGACCAAATTAACCAAGTGGATATATAAACACGTGCAAAAGGCGCAAAAGCGTCATTTAAAAAAGCAAATGGCAAAGCAACATTTAGCCAACATTCAGAATTAG
- a CDS encoding MgtC/SapB family protein, producing the protein MDIISYLSISPFQWTKVGAAICCGFIIGLERQLRGKPVGIRTSALIVLGTYMFIAASNSLNNDVTDTSRIIGQVVTGVGFLGAGVMLAKDGIVVGVTSAATIWVLAAIGVAIDISGELGAIKLSILVVVILYGVDVLEDYFTSLTRGVHARFNGWKKRNK; encoded by the coding sequence TTGGATATTATTAGTTATTTATCAATAAGCCCATTTCAATGGACAAAAGTTGGCGCTGCAATTTGTTGCGGCTTTATTATTGGCTTAGAACGTCAACTGCGCGGCAAGCCTGTGGGGATTCGAACATCAGCCCTTATTGTGCTTGGTACTTACATGTTTATTGCTGCGTCAAACTCACTAAATAATGATGTCACTGATACATCGCGTATCATCGGACAAGTTGTCACTGGCGTTGGCTTTTTAGGTGCCGGCGTTATGCTTGCCAAAGACGGTATTGTGGTTGGAGTTACCTCAGCTGCAACTATTTGGGTACTCGCCGCAATAGGTGTTGCGATTGATATTTCGGGCGAACTAGGTGCAATTAAATTGAGTATTTTAGTGGTCGTTATTTTATACGGTGTAGACGTGCTAGAAGACTATTTTACCTCACTTACTCGTGGCGTACATGCACGCTTTAATGGTTGGAAAAAACGCAATAAGTAG
- a CDS encoding Ig-like domain-containing protein — translation MKLNAVRTLVCAALATSGFSAYSQCHSPIYGIASDAGQGVIHKLDEYTGQSLSNSIALYDSAAIALDKASQRLYYVSVPQNNGHSYLAYYDINSGSHHQVGKTKFTYRLVSDPSQNLLWAAHDDTLFTIDPTTGYVAIYGELTGFRNEQDKNWGDLTFIGDDLYLVSKNSLYRIDTTALTVEIVNQHNLALATGAAKNQVGELIFSRQDNLGGSEFFAYDMGKSSLSYLSTSTHRFTDLASANCGSDGSDQSGGEDSYYKISAIYSLDKSPEEGDEAHIRVKFNKILDDDKDLNLKLSSGTAQKGQDFNTTAFISFNRGESYPYLVDLASPQKISVPPGGRHIDILLDLNDDGKDEDTEYFTLEAWHRDTLSDRLTLNQDILDPSSNQGDLRVNAVYSRHTDDLVEEGRTIKFRLKFNKDLVLPTLLNLELDALSATMGDDFSANANISFDRGETFVQNVDLSSRKEILVPPGGRYVDIQFESYEDDIDEGFEALKLNAWHRADQSDHEFEIIRIHDEDADLELAKDAVHSVFALDSNVEEGEFVTFRVLFNQPLNDDAKLRLRLNDGAATAQRDYNPNAEISLDGGITWPMEYDLSSKQRPLIPEGTEYVDVRVHTLRDDEVENSEDFNLAAYLISGGTDTQTTTVTISDRTENSDDFPEVSSITATPFKVSEGNSALFNVCLDGTTTQTQDYYLEVNPDTAVLADIDPVAYISFDQGITFNTQIDLSNTATVAVPQGLRCFDVKVTTANDTLDEQQEQLVIAAWGKDDGIDRKAQALIIENEVQHTAPEVAGIFLDTKQVIEGEPHLFTVVLAEATSAPAVYKLALKDDSAIQNKDYATEVNYSTDNGSTWTTTTITNELEITIPEGINQFKVKVATLADEEAEDTETYNFSVNEDTIAAQILDNPNSIPARLIENAPREYEVAEGNYAVFELSLDKQVFTTQNVFVELKSDDATANDDFDSQAEFSFDDGAFWQTIDLSAANSFLLEKDTQDFLVRVSIIKDQHADEEIETLQLHAWTQQEQLDLIEAPVLLIDATPKNAVIDFISTDKNPMMEGEEVTFNVVFDRKLEKSQSLSFNVIGLNDTTNDDFLNSGYVSLDNGVTWQEMSLVENKSVNVPAEIQNVLIKVTSLVDDRVEENEAYELSAWFEETSKHAKAVSVTDGTAPKPQVMSVIAMPDPVSEGATTTFEVTLDSKVEREISFPFQLVDGNALAQEDYDTTVEVSFDLGQSWQTVLLASTQDITLPENTDTVLVKVATLTNDEFEQSESFALVVDNVVGNVFINDDDNAEPIANPDTLEINEDEFAESIAIIANDEDPNFDPLVILGTPTSLHGVVTVNDDNSINYQPKADYNGKDIIIYSISDGRGGVATSQVTVEIAAVNDEPRQTERTLTTKEDVEITNINLLEGVTDPEGEALSIIGNPVATNGQLIDAGNGQFTYKPNENYFGDDEILFVVSDGETELNAKIAVTVTPVNDLPTAETASLTVAEDSKNEIVDTSPYTHDVDGDTLTVTNATANHGEVSVNPDGTLSYSPKENYAGSDQISYTVVDGNGGSVVGIINVLVTGETDAPNANNDEAQTDEDQKIDVIDVLANDSDPDNDTLTVTQAESDHGVVTINANGTLSYQPNDNFFGKDTIRYTINDGELSDSAVVVVTVNAVNDDPTTTEKIIEVDEDSKNNVVDLTQHISDVDEDPAKAVSATALHGSVEVKSDGSLRYTPNLNYYGDDTITYQVEDGKGGTAEGVVKVTVKPLDDAPITRSDYLSINEDESVTGFDALKNDEDPDGQSISLVSATTAKGKVTVNGNLINYKPDADFNGEVGIEYTITDGENQSTGYITIDVMPVNDAPTMQPVSVAVDENSKNNAINILDKIEDKDGDNAKPVSVSTDDGIVSVDGNGIIYFTPTKDFVGTAKIDVTVSDGNGGSVTGSITVVVNSVNQPPLAVDDGIQAFQDTPLYNVDVLWNDSDLNGDDLTLISAVANHGTVVIDSNQNLTYTPDVGFHGQDWITYTIKDPEGLTDSALVDVRVKQNNAPSANNDVATIDQDTSLTRFNVLANDSDQDSDALSVTNAVANVGVAQVNSDKTITFTPPANWVGKARITYTVSDGKTNGTAQAVLEVTVLSTNQAPVANPDSASVTQGERLSSINVLGNDNDPDGDTLTVTSVSASHGSATINSNGTVRYQAPENYEGLVVVTYGISDGKGGTASSQVNINVTKALAQCITESGNGLTFAPGTSIAFAHKRSADYQQAYKVLSNGTAISNWQYPENTSSWVERATLTGGNTFSITYKFKEHNRTWKYGSCNTVLGSNNTGYINCDDTGGDGDYNDTQLRFRITNANGVCK, via the coding sequence ATGAAACTAAACGCTGTCAGAACACTTGTATGTGCAGCCCTTGCTACGTCAGGTTTTTCAGCCTATTCACAATGCCACAGCCCGATTTATGGTATTGCCAGTGATGCAGGCCAAGGTGTTATTCATAAGCTAGATGAATACACAGGTCAAAGCCTGTCAAACTCAATCGCACTTTATGATTCTGCCGCAATCGCACTCGATAAAGCGTCACAGCGTTTATATTATGTTTCAGTTCCACAAAATAATGGCCACAGTTACCTTGCATATTATGATATTAACTCGGGTTCACATCATCAGGTTGGTAAAACTAAATTCACTTACCGCTTGGTAAGCGATCCGAGCCAAAATTTACTGTGGGCCGCACACGACGATACCTTATTTACCATAGATCCAACGACAGGTTATGTCGCAATTTATGGAGAGCTTACAGGCTTTCGCAATGAACAAGATAAAAACTGGGGTGATTTAACCTTTATTGGCGACGACTTATATTTAGTCAGTAAAAACAGTTTGTATCGCATTGATACAACAGCGTTAACCGTTGAGATTGTTAACCAGCATAACCTAGCATTAGCGACAGGGGCCGCTAAAAACCAGGTAGGCGAATTAATTTTCTCACGTCAGGATAATTTAGGTGGCTCTGAATTTTTCGCTTACGACATGGGTAAATCATCACTCAGCTATTTATCAACCAGTACTCATCGTTTTACCGATTTAGCATCGGCTAACTGTGGCAGCGATGGTTCAGACCAATCTGGTGGTGAAGACAGCTACTATAAAATCAGTGCAATTTACAGCCTAGATAAAAGCCCTGAAGAAGGTGATGAAGCGCACATCCGCGTGAAATTCAACAAAATCCTCGATGATGACAAAGATTTAAACTTAAAATTAAGCAGCGGTACCGCACAAAAAGGGCAAGATTTTAATACCACAGCGTTTATTTCATTTAACCGTGGCGAAAGCTATCCGTATTTAGTGGACTTAGCGAGCCCACAAAAGATCTCGGTACCGCCAGGTGGTCGTCATATCGATATTTTGCTTGATTTAAATGATGACGGCAAAGATGAAGATACAGAATACTTCACACTCGAAGCATGGCACAGAGATACACTGTCGGATCGCCTAACACTCAATCAAGATATTCTCGACCCATCAAGTAACCAAGGTGATCTTCGCGTCAACGCAGTTTATTCACGTCATACTGATGACCTTGTTGAAGAAGGCCGCACTATTAAATTCCGTTTGAAGTTCAATAAAGATTTAGTACTGCCAACTCTACTAAACCTTGAGCTTGACGCACTTTCGGCAACGATGGGCGATGACTTTTCAGCCAACGCGAATATTTCATTCGACCGTGGTGAAACCTTTGTACAAAACGTTGACTTATCTTCGCGCAAAGAAATTTTGGTACCACCAGGTGGTCGCTATGTTGATATCCAATTTGAATCTTATGAAGATGATATTGACGAAGGTTTTGAAGCATTAAAACTTAATGCATGGCACCGTGCTGACCAATCTGATCATGAATTTGAAATTATCCGCATTCATGACGAAGACGCAGATCTTGAATTAGCAAAAGACGCGGTGCATTCGGTTTTTGCGCTCGATAGTAATGTAGAAGAAGGTGAATTTGTAACCTTTAGAGTTCTGTTTAATCAACCACTTAATGATGATGCAAAACTACGTTTGCGTTTAAATGATGGCGCAGCAACCGCGCAACGAGATTACAATCCAAATGCAGAAATCTCGCTTGATGGCGGCATTACGTGGCCAATGGAATACGATTTATCATCAAAACAACGCCCTCTTATTCCTGAAGGCACTGAATATGTAGATGTTCGCGTGCATACTTTGCGCGACGATGAAGTAGAAAACAGCGAAGATTTCAATCTAGCTGCCTATTTAATTAGCGGTGGCACGGATACACAAACAACAACAGTTACCATTTCAGATCGCACCGAAAATAGCGATGACTTCCCTGAAGTAAGTAGCATTACGGCAACGCCATTTAAAGTATCTGAAGGTAACTCAGCACTATTCAATGTGTGCCTAGACGGTACCACTACACAAACACAAGACTATTATTTAGAAGTAAATCCTGACACTGCGGTGCTTGCCGACATTGACCCTGTTGCATATATCAGCTTCGATCAAGGTATCACATTTAACACTCAAATTGACCTATCGAATACTGCCACGGTTGCAGTGCCACAAGGATTGCGTTGTTTTGATGTAAAAGTGACAACTGCTAACGACACTCTTGACGAACAACAAGAGCAGCTAGTAATTGCAGCTTGGGGTAAAGACGACGGTATCGACCGTAAAGCGCAGGCGCTTATCATCGAAAATGAAGTTCAGCACACTGCACCAGAAGTAGCTGGCATTTTTCTTGATACAAAACAAGTAATCGAGGGTGAACCACACTTATTTACGGTGGTATTAGCGGAAGCTACCAGTGCACCTGCTGTTTATAAGCTGGCGTTGAAAGATGACTCTGCAATACAAAATAAAGACTATGCTACCGAGGTAAACTACAGTACTGATAACGGTAGCACGTGGACAACCACAACGATTACCAATGAGTTGGAAATCACTATTCCAGAGGGAATTAATCAGTTTAAGGTTAAGGTTGCAACATTAGCAGACGAAGAAGCTGAAGACACCGAAACATATAACTTCAGCGTGAATGAAGACACTATTGCAGCGCAAATTCTGGATAACCCAAATTCTATACCGGCACGCTTAATCGAAAATGCACCGCGAGAGTATGAAGTTGCTGAAGGCAACTACGCGGTATTTGAGTTAAGTTTAGATAAACAAGTATTCACGACACAAAACGTATTTGTAGAATTAAAGTCAGACGACGCAACAGCAAATGACGACTTTGATTCTCAAGCTGAATTCTCATTTGACGATGGCGCTTTCTGGCAGACAATCGACCTTAGCGCAGCGAATTCATTCTTGCTTGAAAAAGATACGCAAGATTTCCTTGTTCGCGTATCGATTATTAAAGATCAACACGCAGACGAAGAAATTGAAACCCTGCAATTACATGCATGGACTCAGCAAGAGCAACTCGATTTAATTGAAGCGCCAGTATTACTTATTGATGCGACGCCTAAAAATGCGGTAATTGATTTTATCAGCACTGATAAAAATCCAATGATGGAAGGTGAAGAAGTCACTTTCAATGTTGTGTTTGACCGTAAGTTAGAGAAATCACAATCACTCAGCTTCAATGTGATTGGTTTAAATGATACTACCAATGACGACTTCTTAAATTCAGGATACGTTTCACTTGATAACGGCGTTACCTGGCAAGAAATGTCGCTGGTTGAAAATAAATCGGTTAACGTACCAGCTGAAATTCAAAATGTATTAATTAAAGTAACCTCTTTAGTTGATGATAGGGTTGAAGAAAATGAAGCTTATGAGCTATCGGCATGGTTTGAAGAAACCAGCAAACACGCTAAAGCAGTATCAGTAACTGACGGCACAGCACCAAAACCACAAGTAATGTCGGTTATAGCAATGCCAGATCCTGTGTCAGAAGGTGCTACAACCACATTTGAGGTTACGTTAGATAGCAAAGTAGAACGCGAAATTAGCTTCCCGTTCCAGTTAGTTGACGGTAATGCGCTTGCACAAGAAGATTACGATACAACCGTTGAGGTCAGCTTTGACTTAGGCCAGAGCTGGCAAACCGTTTTACTTGCTTCAACACAAGATATTACGTTACCTGAAAACACAGATACTGTACTTGTTAAAGTAGCAACACTTACGAATGACGAGTTTGAGCAGTCTGAAAGCTTTGCGTTAGTGGTAGATAACGTGGTTGGCAATGTATTTATTAATGACGATGACAATGCCGAGCCGATCGCAAACCCAGATACCCTTGAAATCAATGAAGATGAGTTCGCTGAATCAATTGCGATTATCGCAAACGACGAAGATCCAAACTTCGATCCGCTGGTTATTTTAGGTACGCCTACATCATTACACGGCGTAGTGACTGTAAACGACGACAACAGTATCAACTATCAACCAAAAGCTGATTACAATGGTAAAGATATTATCATTTATAGCATTAGCGATGGTCGTGGTGGCGTAGCAACAAGCCAAGTTACCGTTGAAATTGCGGCTGTAAATGATGAACCACGTCAAACAGAACGCACGCTTACAACAAAAGAAGATGTTGAGATTACCAATATTAACTTGCTAGAAGGCGTAACTGATCCAGAAGGTGAAGCACTTTCAATTATTGGCAACCCAGTTGCAACAAACGGCCAATTAATTGATGCCGGTAACGGACAGTTCACTTACAAACCAAATGAAAATTACTTTGGTGACGATGAAATCCTTTTCGTGGTAAGTGATGGTGAAACCGAATTAAACGCAAAGATTGCCGTTACAGTGACACCAGTTAATGATCTACCTACCGCAGAAACTGCTTCGCTAACGGTTGCAGAAGACAGCAAAAACGAGATTGTTGATACCAGCCCTTATACCCATGATGTAGATGGTGATACCTTAACGGTAACGAATGCCACAGCTAACCACGGTGAAGTAAGCGTTAACCCTGATGGCACACTAAGCTATTCGCCAAAAGAAAATTATGCTGGTAGCGATCAGATTAGCTACACGGTAGTCGATGGTAACGGTGGTTCGGTAGTCGGTATTATCAATGTACTGGTAACAGGTGAAACGGATGCACCAAACGCAAATAACGATGAAGCACAAACCGATGAAGACCAGAAAATCGATGTGATTGATGTGCTAGCAAACGATAGTGATCCTGACAACGATACATTAACAGTAACTCAAGCAGAGTCTGACCACGGTGTTGTTACTATCAACGCTAATGGCACGCTAAGTTACCAGCCAAACGATAACTTCTTCGGTAAAGATACTATTCGCTACACCATTAACGATGGTGAATTAAGTGACAGTGCAGTGGTTGTTGTTACGGTAAATGCGGTAAACGACGATCCAACAACAACTGAAAAAATCATTGAAGTGGATGAAGACTCTAAAAATAATGTCGTTGATTTAACTCAACATATTTCAGATGTTGATGAAGACCCTGCAAAAGCAGTATCGGCTACTGCGTTACACGGTAGCGTAGAAGTAAAATCAGACGGTAGCTTGCGTTATACACCAAACCTAAATTACTACGGTGACGATACCATCACTTACCAAGTTGAAGATGGTAAAGGTGGCACAGCAGAAGGTGTTGTAAAAGTAACCGTAAAACCACTTGATGATGCGCCAATTACACGTAGTGATTACCTTTCAATCAATGAAGATGAATCAGTTACTGGCTTTGATGCACTAAAAAATGATGAAGACCCAGACGGTCAATCAATTTCATTGGTCTCTGCAACAACTGCAAAAGGCAAAGTAACGGTTAACGGTAATCTTATTAATTACAAACCAGATGCTGATTTTAATGGCGAAGTCGGCATTGAGTACACCATTACTGATGGCGAAAATCAATCAACTGGCTACATTACAATTGATGTAATGCCTGTTAACGATGCGCCTACCATGCAACCAGTATCAGTTGCCGTTGATGAAAACTCAAAAAATAACGCGATTAATATTCTCGATAAAATTGAAGATAAAGATGGTGACAACGCTAAACCGGTTTCAGTATCAACTGATGACGGTATCGTTTCAGTAGATGGCAATGGGATTATTTACTTTACGCCAACCAAAGACTTTGTTGGAACGGCGAAAATTGATGTCACAGTGTCAGATGGTAACGGTGGTTCAGTAACCGGCTCCATTACTGTGGTAGTAAACTCGGTAAATCAACCACCGCTGGCTGTAGATGATGGCATTCAAGCATTCCAAGACACGCCACTTTACAACGTTGATGTACTTTGGAACGACTCAGATCTTAACGGTGATGATTTAACGCTGATTTCTGCGGTTGCTAATCACGGTACCGTGGTAATTGATAGCAACCAAAACCTGACCTACACACCAGATGTTGGCTTCCATGGTCAAGATTGGATTACATACACCATCAAAGATCCTGAAGGTTTAACTGACAGTGCTTTAGTAGATGTACGTGTTAAACAAAACAACGCACCGTCAGCAAATAACGATGTTGCAACAATTGATCAAGATACGTCGCTAACACGCTTCAATGTACTTGCAAACGATAGCGACCAAGACTCCGATGCCCTTAGCGTTACAAACGCTGTTGCAAACGTTGGCGTAGCACAGGTAAACAGTGATAAAACCATTACCTTTACGCCACCTGCAAACTGGGTTGGTAAAGCACGTATTACTTACACTGTGAGCGATGGTAAAACAAACGGTACTGCACAAGCGGTACTTGAAGTGACAGTACTTTCGACTAACCAAGCACCCGTTGCGAACCCAGATTCAGCATCGGTAACGCAAGGTGAGCGTTTATCGTCAATTAATGTACTCGGTAACGACAACGACCCTGATGGCGATACTCTAACCGTAACCAGTGTTAGTGCCAGCCATGGTAGTGCAACAATTAACAGTAACGGTACAGTGCGTTATCAAGCACCTGAAAATTATGAGGGTCTAGTAGTCGTTACATACGGTATTAGTGATGGCAAAGGTGGCACCGCTTCAAGCCAAGTGAATATCAATGTAACTAAAGCATTAGCCCAATGTATTACAGAATCTGGCAATGGTTTAACATTTGCACCAGGTACCAGTATTGCATTTGCCCACAAACGTAGTGCCGATTATCAACAAGCGTATAAAGTGCTCTCTAATGGTACTGCGATATCCAATTGGCAATACCCAGAGAATACTAGCAGTTGGGTAGAACGCGCAACACTAACAGGTGGCAATACATTCTCGATAACGTACAAGTTTAAAGAACATAACCGTACTTGGAAGTATGGTAGCTGTAACACCGTTTTAGGTAGCAATAACACAGGTTACATAAACTGTGACGATACCGGTGGTGATGGCGACTATAATGATACGCAGCTTCGCTTCCGTATCACCAATGCAAATGGTGTGTGTAAATAA
- the tnpA gene encoding IS200/IS605 family transposase: MSRYEQASHVFWRCQYHVVWTPKYRFRILKNKLGKDVYRSIYVYCKQLGCIVLELNVQVDHVHLVVKVPPKLSISQLMGALKGKIALKLFNKYPHLRKNKLWGNHFWQRGYFVDSVGINEEIIRRYVRHQETRERQEEDSQMRLMD, encoded by the coding sequence ATGAGTAGATATGAACAAGCATCGCATGTATTTTGGCGGTGTCAATATCATGTAGTTTGGACTCCGAAATATAGGTTTCGGATTTTGAAAAATAAGCTTGGTAAGGATGTTTATCGTAGTATTTACGTTTATTGTAAGCAGTTAGGGTGTATTGTTTTAGAGTTAAATGTACAAGTTGACCATGTCCATTTAGTAGTGAAAGTTCCTCCGAAGCTTTCAATTTCTCAGTTAATGGGAGCTCTGAAAGGAAAAATAGCCTTAAAGTTATTCAATAAATATCCGCATTTACGGAAAAACAAGTTATGGGGTAATCACTTTTGGCAAAGAGGTTACTTTGTTGATTCAGTAGGGATTAATGAAGAAATAATAAGACGTTATGTTAGGCACCAAGAAACACGTGAACGCCAGGAAGAAGATTCACAAATGCGGTTAATGGATTGA
- a CDS encoding hemolysin family protein, protein MSDLLGISLLILFGALFAMSEIAIAAARKIKLRVMADEGSKNANAVLKLQEQPGGFFAMIQIALNAIAILGGIIGEQTLTPYTSELVSLVYTGDLAGQISFLLSFLIITSLFILFADLLPKRIAMIMPETVALRVVNLMNWLTLALTPFVILFNGISNIVLRIFKLPTQREEIVTTEDIVAVMEAGAQDGSLQQQEYRLIGNVFELEARTLPTVMTTRESIVFFDINEDSESICSKILAHPHNQFLVCDGQLDKLVGTIESKVILKQILETGKAHLNPDILTKEVVYLPETLTLSEALNAFKSASTQFAVVVNEYALIVGVVTIKDLMSCFMGDLVQFDGEEQIVKRDANSWLVDGATPIVDLMKLLEIDEFPDENQYETTAGFIIYLMKRIPKRADFVTHAGYKFEAVDIDGIRVDQLLITRLLDETLIDPKPQHQTDANT, encoded by the coding sequence ATGAGTGATTTATTGGGTATTAGTTTGCTTATTCTGTTCGGCGCGTTGTTCGCTATGTCGGAGATAGCTATTGCTGCCGCCCGTAAAATTAAGTTACGTGTTATGGCTGACGAAGGCAGCAAAAATGCTAATGCAGTGCTTAAGTTGCAAGAACAGCCCGGCGGATTTTTTGCGATGATCCAAATCGCGTTAAACGCGATTGCCATTCTTGGCGGGATAATTGGCGAGCAAACCTTAACACCTTACACATCAGAGCTGGTTAGCCTAGTGTATACCGGTGATTTAGCAGGACAAATTAGCTTTTTACTGTCGTTTTTGATTATTACATCGCTGTTTATTTTGTTTGCTGACCTATTGCCTAAACGCATTGCCATGATTATGCCCGAAACGGTCGCGTTACGAGTGGTTAACTTAATGAATTGGTTAACACTTGCACTAACACCTTTTGTGATTTTATTTAATGGTATTAGCAATATTGTTCTGCGGATTTTTAAGCTACCGACCCAGCGAGAAGAAATCGTTACAACGGAAGACATTGTGGCGGTAATGGAAGCGGGTGCACAAGATGGTTCATTGCAACAGCAAGAGTATCGTTTAATTGGCAACGTGTTTGAATTAGAAGCACGCACTTTGCCAACGGTTATGACGACGCGTGAATCGATTGTCTTTTTTGATATTAACGAAGATAGCGAGAGTATTTGCAGCAAGATTTTAGCGCATCCGCACAATCAATTTTTAGTATGTGATGGCCAATTAGATAAGCTTGTTGGCACGATTGAATCTAAAGTAATTCTTAAACAAATTCTTGAAACGGGTAAAGCACACCTTAATCCCGATATTTTAACTAAAGAGGTTGTTTACTTACCCGAAACCTTAACGCTATCAGAGGCGCTAAATGCGTTTAAATCGGCATCGACCCAATTTGCTGTAGTGGTAAATGAATACGCGCTAATTGTTGGTGTTGTCACCATTAAGGATTTAATGAGTTGTTTTATGGGGGATTTAGTGCAATTTGATGGTGAAGAGCAAATTGTTAAACGCGACGCAAATTCGTGGCTTGTAGATGGTGCTACGCCTATAGTTGATTTAATGAAGTTGCTTGAAATTGATGAATTCCCTGATGAAAATCAGTACGAAACAACAGCTGGGTTTATTATTTACTTGATGAAACGCATTCCAAAGCGCGCAGATTTTGTCACTCATGCAGGTTATAAATTTGAAGCAGTAGATATCGATGGCATTCGAGTTGATCAGCTGCTGATCACTCGTCTGCTCGATGAAACATTAATTGACCCTAAACCACAGCATCAAACTGATGCGAATACGTAA